The DNA window ACAGAACCCACTTCTATATTCCAGTATATTTACTGTTTACAGAAAACAACTATTTACAAAAAGACTTAGTGTGCTGTATGCAAATATTTCTCAGTATGCAAGGTCTGGCTTAACACTGCCTTCTTCATTTCAAACATCCAACCTTGCAACTTAAGAATATCCATCATGGATTGAAATCCTTGGAAAAttaaggaggggagggagaaaactgTATGAAAATGCTCTGTTCCTGTACCTGCTTCgccttctttctctgcttcttgatCTCTTGTGGTCTCGTGAACGGCTGCACCTTCTGTCAGACGTTCTGCTCGAATGCCTGCTCCGGGAGCGGCTCCTCTTACGCCTCTCTCTATCACGGgccctctctttttctttttcttcctcttcacgccttctcttcctttcccgCTCTTCTCTCTCTCgttccctctctttctctctctcttctcgttcttgtttctctttctttaaccTGTCATCACGGTCAggctcttctgttctttttcttaacttttCCTTCAAGATAAgtccacaggaaaaaataagaacttgtAAGGAAAACCATTTAACATAACTTAATTTATACAATCCCAGGATGCAGAAGCTTAAACTTCCATCTTGACAAAGGGCAGCCTACACAGAAGCACTTTCTACAACCCCTGAAACTGGCATCCTCTCTCATGGAGAAGATTTTTTCCCTTGTAACTCTCACAACAACACAGGCCACATTACAGTATGTAACAACCACAAAATTCCTACCCGAATTTACTTCTTCACTTATACATGGAACAATCACATAGCAGGAAGAACATGAGTGCACGCACAACGCCAAATGCCGAGAGCAGGATTCTATTTAATCTTTACATACATCATTTCTAGAGTCTTTACACACTTAAGAAAGTCCATGGGTCAGCCCTCTGCTTACCATAGGAAGCCTCCAAGCAATTTTTACATTCAATAAAACTACTAACTAAAGATGTGCTTACTTTTAAATCTTCTACAGTAGCTTTTATTTTGGCATAACCcatgtgctgctttcccatcAAATGGTCGTCTACCCTGGACTGTGCATCTCCTACAATTAAGAAGGCTCCACAAACTTCACAAActtccatttgcttttcctgtgctGCAAAGCTCTCAATCGTCTGCAAAAGAACATattagatgaaaagaaaaacaaatgttagaCAGGTGACAGCAAAGACATGCAGAATTTTACCATTAATGTTGTTAAGTCCGATACCGCTGGCAAAAGCTCCAAGTCCTAACAGTACGGCCTGCTTCGGAAGCACTGTACCCACCAGGATGAGCAGGGCAACCATAAGCCATGTATTGCCACTCCCATCCTActgggagagagaaagcaaatggcTCTATGGTGTTCAGTTGTTTACCAGGCTAAAGACCAGGAAACAACACCACAAAGTCTAACTAAGACCTGAACTAGTATAAGCTGCACACACACCTGTATGACTGAGGTGTAAATAATTTCCTAATTTGTAAGCATTAAACCCACCCTCAAGACAGTACACTACATCAGCACACAGTAACACGTCTAAATGTCGTGTTATTGTCCAATTCTGCATGCTTGTTTTACACCACCACTGACAAGGGAATTAGGAATGTAATGTTACACCAAATTTGGAATCACAACTGACAGAACTACCAACGTGTTACTTACTGAAGTTGTAGATCTCAGCaactctctctcttcttttaattGTTCAACAAGTTTCATCATTCCTTGTGCCTCTTCCACCTTCCCTTCTGAGCCCAGTTCTTCAATCTGAAggacaacaaaaaacaagctaAAACCTTTAAGCAAGTGACAAAATTGAGAGATCTCTGTTACGGAGTGTAAAACTCACCTGTTGTAGTAGTACATCAATTTTGTCAGTTAATACTTGAATCTTCTCTTCGTTTTTACCAGTAGGTCCCGCTGCCTGCCAAAGGGTACAAATGCattgtttatttaattaaaacaaataacagGAAATTCTGAAATATACCAACTGTGTCTTCTCATATTCCAGAGGCACTTCGGGAATGGTCTCATCCTACCTCTATAGCCATGAGTAGACTAGTCTAACATGAAACACTTCTGGACACAGCGCCATCCATGCTGAGTGAAGCAAATTCTATTCAATTCCCCCCCAAATCAATACAAATTTGAAGCCGTGGCCCATAAAAACAGAAGTCTAAACTCAAATGCATAACTGGGACAGAAGGTAAACTGAGGTTTAACAGGGTGAAGGTAACACCTGACAGGATTAATGGTCCCAGAGAGAGGACTGTGTACTGATTCTGAGAGAACAGCAgtgggaaaagcagagagggattCCCGCTGACTGACTGCAGCCACTTGGCTTGTCCAATGCCACTAGACACAGCCTGGCAGCTACCATGGGAACTGACTTATCTAGTCAGCATCTCTTTGGAAGCAATACATTTCACCAGGGGAGACAAAGTAAACAGGTAACGTTTTCATCTTCTCGACGAAATCATTTGCCTCAATGATTCTTCCAGACTCACCCCGGAAGACTGCTGATTCTGTGACAGTGCCAAACGAGCATGACCTCTTCTAATCCTGCGTTCTACTTCTGCCAGCAAGCTTTGTAAATAGCGCAAGAAGTCTCTTTCATAGCCCACTTTCATAAAACGAGAGCTCTTCTCATACCTGTAtggtaaaacattttttacatgAAAGCTCACATCACTTCCTAATatacaaaaaacaacaatctACCGCTGTATTTTAAACTCTTGCTGAAGGTAACAGAGTACTGTGCAATTTAAATAAGCAAATGTTTACACAGATCAATAAGCAGTCAGTTTCTCATGGATAGCCTGTTTATAGGACAGCTCAAGCACACTGGAAACACTGTGCATTAACACAGTGACTGACATACTTACTGTTTACGTAGATTTTCATCATGAATTTTTTCACAAGGACCTAAAAAGACCACATATAAATTTTAAGCTTGCATTCTTGAATGCTGTAGTCACACTATCAGCATTTGTTTGCACATCTATACAGAACACCTTCCTGCTTCTTTTGCTTGGAgttcaaaagaaacatttcaggtAGAACGCCAATATGGCTCCATAGTcagaaaaccaaaggaaatTCTGAATGATGTGTAAAGTTTTTGTATAGAAGATAATTTCCAGATTGTCCTACATTGGTAAAACTACACAAAATAGTAAGTAGTGTAGCcttaaaaagattaaaaaaaaaaaaaggtaaaacgACGTATTAGATTAAAGCTCCTTCCTAAATTTTCAGGCATTGTTCTTTAACATAAAGActaattaaaacatttatcGTTAGAGCAGAATTAGGAGATCTGTGAGCACGAAGCACAGCCACAGGGAAATCCTCCACCTTCCCCAGTGGGTTTCTCTTCGGTTAAGTAAGCTTGAAAACGCACAGTGCCATTATGCTCAAACACTGCCcagacagcagaaatgaaaggaggAGACAACACTTCTGAAGGAATGGAACAACTCCACATCCAATTATTCAattcaaaacataaaatcaaaattattaaATTCCCCACTTAGAAGTAGGATTTGGAATAAACATTATTAACAAATGGTGTCACTGACAATTCTAAGAATGGTCATTTCCAAAGCACTTTGATGttaaaaacatttacaaacGGCAGTTAGTCCAAACAGTAACACCACGACGTGTGCTTACCTAAATCAGAGCGGGTATTTGTGAATAACTCAGCTGGGCAAAAGCCACAAAGGTAGTATTTACAAACCTGTCAggtgagagaaaaacaagcagcatttctttttcctcatgaaTTGATGACACTAGGTAATTATTTCTACTTCTAAATTGCAAAGTAAAAACCCCCCTTTGTACAGTCTGCAATGTTTCTCCAAGTTTTACCCACATCCACCCCTACCTCTGCTTTACTTGGTGGCAGCAAACACTACAGCACGGCTTAATGACAAAACGCCCCCAAAATGTCTACTTTCCATTGTGCTGGCAGTACTTCTCAATGTTAATACTGCAAATAAACGCTCAGCTATCACACTGTGCTTCCACACAACCCGCTCCTATCCTGCACTTCATTGCATCTTCCTCAGATTTTTGTATCTGCTCATGCATAGCCTACAGACAATGAAGGAAACGGAGATGAGCTCCTTCTGGTAACCTTCCCTAACTGGAAATGTGACACAGACTCTGAGTTTTGGTATGAGAGCACAACACACCGACAGCACAAAGGTCACCTGCTGACAGCTGTGTAGTTCGACCAGGGACACATGCATTCAGCTTGAGAACAGAATGGCACTCAAGCAGAGGAATGCATGCTGCTCTCTGGATCTTACCTGCATTTGTTGACCTTCAAAACATGCCAGCATTACAAATTCAATCTCTATGGGACGCAAGGAATTAAAGTGAAATTTATCTTAACATTTCAACACCAGCAAATGTCTGCTACAAACCTGTCAACTGACTACAGCACCCAGGAAAACACTGCTTAAGTGATGGTTCTATGAACCTCATCAGTAAGGGCAGGAGTGTGCAAACAGCAGTGGCTCCTAAAGGGACGGAGGCTGCACCCTGCAGAGGGGACAGCACCCAGCCCAGGCTGTCCAAGCACTGAAGAAGGGATGCAGCCCTGTATCTGGAGAGCACATGCAAACAGCTGAACAGCATCTTAAAGAGGTTCCTACCCTTACAAGTCAACCTCTTCAGCCTAAAGTTGAaagaatacatttcttttttacagaCAAAGTCATCTTAATCTGATTAAAGAGGATACAAAGTGCTCCACACCCTCAGAAATGAACCAAAACATCCCCTTCACTACTCTAGCCAGGCCCACGTGGCTCAGGCCATCCGCTCTGTATCTCCAGGGCTGAAAATCCCCTTTTTATTTTGGGTCCAGaaccaaaagaaaatatataactGAATACTCAAATGAACAACGATGTTTGGTTAAGAAGTGCAGAAGGACATACAAAAATGTCATGAATACTTCCTGAACTAACAACTCCCTTCTTGACACGCACCACTTATCTATGCAGCGAtatttttccaaacagaaattaaaaaccaaTAAGCTGCTGGGATCTTCCAGCCtaaagcacacagcaaaggcCCTTATCTCACGGACTGGGAGGAACACGCACACCCACCGTCCCTACAGCAACACAAGTCTGGTTGGAAAACAGCACATTCCAACCTCTGCCACACAGATACAGCTGAGGACAGCAGCGAAGCACTTCTCCTCCCAACTTAAACCCGTATGGAGAAAACGCTGAGTTGGGAGGAGCCCCACAGAGCACAACTGTTTGTGTTCTGCAGTTTGACCCACAGTGACACCGAACGCATCCCAGGAATCAGTCCCAACTGTGCCACTTCTTTTAGAACACgcatggcagcacagagctgcgcTGTGAATGAGAAGTAAAGCTGTATTTCGACAGTTCTCATCTCTGCCAGAGAAATACCTACAGGAACTCTGTCGTCACTGCCAGGCTTTGGTTTTAGTTATTCTTTATGGAAATCACTCGGAAACACCACTAGGATGAACGGTAGTAAGAGTCATCACACACTACCGATCAGCTCTACCGGGGAAAACATTCCCCAGAGCGCAGAATAAGCCTTATTCGCCTCGTTTATTGCAGAAAAGGAGAGGTACGGCCGCGTTCAGCCCCAGACGTCCCGCGGTGCCAACAAAGGGAGCCCCGCTCCCACGGCCGCTCCCGGGACCCGGCGCAGCCCCCGAGCCGCGCAGCAGGCGGGGAGCGCTCCTCTGCCGGACCGTGGCTGCGCCGCCGCCCGCAGCGCCCTCCCGCCCCACAGGGCCCCAACTGCCGCCCCACTTCCGCTTAACGGCGCTGCGCCCGCCCGAGCCGCGGCCTCCGCGCTCCCCGCTCCCGACCCGGGACGCCGGTTCCGACTCTCGGCCCCTCAGCGCGGGGCACTCACGCCGCGCAGCCGCTCCTCCCGCACGGAGAGGGGACGCCCCGCCCGACGCCCctcggccgccgccgccgccgcgccgctccgACCAGGCCCGgccctggggggaggggaaggaggaggggagaggcgGCCCCGCCGCACTCACGCTCTCGTGGTCCCACCGCACGTTGCTGCGCTTCTCGTCCGGCGCCAGGTTCCTGTCCCGGCCCATGAGCTCATCGAGGAGCTGCGCGGCCGAAATCATCGCGTCCCGCAGTTCGAGGCCCCGCGCCCCGACCGACCGCGCCGCGCCGAACTGACACAGACAAAATGGCGGCGGCGCTGCTCGCCCGGCCCACAATGCACCGCGCCGGGACacggcgggcggggcggggcggggcgggcggctgcTGAGGCGGCGGGCGGAGAGATGCGGTCCGTCGGCCGGGCGGCTCCGCACCTCAGCGCTCCTCCTCGCGAGGCGcgggttttggtttttgttttgatgtctCTTCAGCTCCGCGCTCCGCCCTCGGGCTGCCCCGCCCGGCCCTGTGGGTCACGGAGGGGTCTCATCTGCGGGTGTGACTCTGTGCCACACTTCTCCGTTTCACCGTTCTCAGCCGTCCCCGCTCCTCACGGGCTCCGTTCCCGCCCCGTTACGGCTCCGTTCCCGCCCCGCGCTGCTGCCGGGCGGTGCGGCGCAGTTCGGGCGATTCGCGCCCTTTCAACCGCGGATTCTCACAGCCCTTTTCTGCCCCGGAATTCAGCTCCGGGCAACCCGAGGAGCGCCAGAAAACGCCTTTTCAAAGCCAGCCGTGTCAGCGGCAGCCAACCGGCGCGGCGTGCGGCAGGCCGGCCGGGGGTCGGCTGGGGTGACGGGAAAAGGGCCCGGAGGGCGCTCCGAGCGGGGGGGGACGCGGGCGGTGGTGCGGCCGGGGAGCAGCCCGAGCCCGAGCCGCGGCCGCAGGCAGAGCCGGCCCGGCTGCACGCGGCGCTGCCGGTAGGAACCAAAGCTCCCGCCCGGCGTTGCCACACGGAATTGAGTCCCCCTTCGCGGCCCGGCGGcgctcccggcccggccgcggGGATGGAGGcgaaggagctgcaggagcggctgcgggaggcggcggcgctgGGGGACGCCGAGGAGGTGCGGCGGCTGCTGGCGCTCGGCGTCAGCCCCAACGCGCAGAACGAAGTCAACGGGTGGTGAgagccgcggggcggggggggcgccGGGAGCCGCGGGAGCGGCGTTCTGCGGGCGGCGGCGCCGAGCGGCGCTTtcccggcccggcccggagcTCCGCACGGGGGGAGGGCGGTGGGAGCGCTCCCACCCCTCACTGCTCGTCCGGGAGTTTCCCCGATAGGTTCCCCCGTTCCGATGGGACGGGATAAGGGGAGCGGCGGAGCGCACGGCGATGCGCCCGGCAGCGCTGCCCGTAACGCCGTTCCGAAGCGGCCCTCGGGGGACGTTCTGTGGGTGAGCGGCTGCACGCGGCGGGTCGGCTGTGAGCGCCGCTGAGGCCGAACTGAGCGCTGCCTGCGCTGCAGAGCGGAGCTGCTGTGCCCTCAGCGCAGGGCGATGTGTGCGGACGGGGTGGCGCGTGCTGGAAGAGCTCAGCTCAGCGAACTGACTGTTAATTAAGGACCCAAAAAGCGTTCGTTAATGACTAAAAATAGCGTCCTAGGGGAGCGCGTTCTTAGCTCACACACAGCAGTATGCAACTTGCTCTTTCAAAGATTAAAAAGCGCACACATAAGTCATCTTATGTCTATTTTACCCCATAATATGCCAATAAATGAACATCTGAAACGGACTCTACCAACGCTGCTGTGGTATCGTGCCATTAAGATCGCAAGGGAGGGGAGAGCTGCATCAGCAGGTGTCACTGCGGGCTCCGGAAGCAGCACATGTCTGCAAGGGGCATTGCTGCTAAAAACTTCTGTGTTAGACGTGCATTCGGTCCTGTTCTTAGATTCAGTGAGAATGAGTGGGGGTTTGCAGTAATTGAGCCAAGCCGTGTTCCCACGTTCGGTGCGCAGGACGTGCCTGCACTGGGCCTGCAAGCGGAACCACGCGGCTGTGGTGGCCCAGCTGCTGCTCGGCGGCGCGGATAAGGAGATCCTCAGCAGGAAGGGGGAGCGGCCGGCCCAGCTGACGTCCCGCAGGGAGATCCGCAGGATGCTGGGAGGTACACGTGCTGCTGCGCACAGGGAGGCGGGCGGGGGGACTCATGTCCAGCCGtgctctgcatgctgtgctgctgtgttacGCGCTTGCAGTAGCGGGACTtggtgtctgtgctgctgcttggtgaGAAATCAAAGTCTGTGCTGTCTGCTTAGTGAGAAAGGGGAGTCCAGAAGAGATTACCAACAGTTTCCATAGCCAGCTCACCACGTTGTTGGGTTTTTCCTCAAAAATGGGAAAAGCTGTGTTCTGAAAATGCTGTGATTCAaccagtcacacacacacatccccaTTTCCCAAAGGTGAACAGGGGAAGATTCGTATGAAACGTTTTGGTGCCTCAGCAGCAACCAATTTTCCTGTTGTTCTCTGCAGTTCAGACACTGCCTTCAGTAATTTTCAAATCGGCGTCCAGAGGAGCAGCTCATTGAGCGCATTGCTGGAGCTCTTCTGTTGTGGTTCATAATGGCTGGAGTGGGGCAGGCTTTGCTGCGACAGGCCATGAAGTGATTTGAACTCCGGTTGATTAACAgactctctccttccctttgtatttcttgttttcacGATTGTCTCCTGGCTGCTGAGCTGGTTGTGTTTTGGTTCAGCACTGGGTGTGCTTTTCCCTTTATCCCCTGCCGTAACATCAAGCAGGATATTGCCCTTTGTGTTCCATTGCCTTTTGCATTGTGATGGCATTGTGTCACCAGACACCGTGCCACGATGTTCCAACTGCGGGTTagaaaaggaatataaaaataaagtgaaaggGAAGGCAGGACGGCAGTACTCAGAAGGGAGCAGCGCTCCCAGCACTGATTGGGTCAGATCCTGCTTTTGTGTCCACAGCATGACAACACCTGGGAACAATTCCTTTACTGTAGAGAGACGGTGCGGAGCTCCTTAATTCATCTCCCTTCCTGTGGTGCTTTTacccctcctttcccccccacaAGCACCATGCACacaaaaaatgcagaatgaaatCCCACGCTGCAATAGGggtacttctgcttttctccgCCAAGCCTTGGATAAcgttctgttctttgttttacagTGGAAGAGGACGAACTCCCAGACGTAACAAGCAGTTCGGAGCTGCCCATCATCCCTAACTACCTGGCTAACCCACCTTTCCCGTACGTTTATAACTCCATGAGCAGCAGCCTCCCAGAGCCCCCAGTCAATGGCAGCGCGTCCCACGGGGAACGGCAGAGCTcggcctcctccctgctgcccgctgcagagctgtgtgtgcggGCATCGGCGCGCTGTGAGGACGCGGCTCCCACCGCGGGTGATGGAGCGCTGCCGGCTGTGCCCGGCGGCTGTGCCGGGCTGCGGTGCTCCGGGGCCGCGGCTCAGAGCGCGCTGTTCCAGGCGTCGTGGGGCAGAGCTCCTCCTTCCCCCGCCGGACCACAGCAGCCCGGAGCTCCGCTGGGGAGCGGCTCCTGCACGGGGCCCGTGCCGACCTTCCAGCCCGTGTTCTTCACAGGAGCTTTTCCGCTTAATATGCAAGGTAATGGTAAAAGTGTTTCTCCTCGCCTTTCCTTGGGTTTTGTCACCTTGGACGGTGAAGTGGAGGAGTTGGTGTCGCATTTATTCACGGCGCTCCCAGAGCTGTCCGGGTTCTTTTGCGTCAGGCATTGGGGCGTTGTTTGAAGGCGATAAAAAAGGCAGACGTGCTGTTCTTGCTGGAACCGCTATTAAAATATTGATGAAAACATTCACAGTTTGTCTCAAACGCTATAAGAGCACAGAGAGAGCGGGGTAACCCTGTTCTGTAAGCGGCATGTCCTTCAGATCAAGGGCCCCAGAGAGAAGCCCGGCTGGCTCagtctgcaggagcagctgggagctgaggtgGGCGGCCCTTCTATGGGCAAATACCGCCCACCCGAGCAGGGGCACGGGCCGGCTGCCCAGCTGTTGGTGTGGGGGGATTCTCGTGTTGTTACAGATAAGACTGGCTGATAGAATGTAAAAATACTTAGTGTGGTGTTTTCCGATTGTTTTACACATCTGCCTATGAATGTACCCTTTTATTTTGAATAGAACTGGTCCTTAAAGTTAGAATACAAAACCCTAGTCTTAAAGAAAATGACTTCATTGAAATTGAGCTGGACAGACAAGAGCTGACCTATAAGGAACTGCTCCGAGTGAGTTGCCGTGAGCTGGGTGTTAACCCTGAACACGTACAGAAGATCAGAAAATTACCAAACACAATTCTAAGAAAGGTAAGAACTCTTCATTCTGAATGCagtaacatattaaaaaaacccaaactgtTGAGGTTCCCATTAAAAAGTCCTCGTTCATTTACTACCTGCACTGTGTCTGTGTCCCAGAAAGATGACAGTGTTTGTTCTGGGCAGTGCCCGCTGTCCGGGAGGGAAAGGTGAGGAGGATGAGCTCCACCGTTGGTTGGCGCTGTGATGCTGGGCTGTCCGTGGGCcatgtgctcacacagcaccgTGGTGGTGGTGCAGTGTTCCAGGTTCTGTCAGACTTCTGTTCTGACCACAGTCCCAGGGGTGTCACTGCAGCGCGCGCAGAAGGCGCACTGAGCGGTGGCCGATGGTCACTGTTGCTGTTGATACGCTCAGCACTCGTTGTGCCGTCAGTGCCCCGCAGCACTCTGCTGAGTTGGTGCCGTTCTGCATGCACTGTGCAGTGTTGAGAGTCTGAGCATGGCCCTGGGCACAGGGCTGTCTTTTCACTTTGGTGACACAGCCCATGCAGAGGGGACCTGCTGCACGGCTCTGCTGAGAACCATTGGCCCAACTTTTGGCTCTCGCGTGCCGGCAGAGCTCTGTGGGCATCAGCGGTGGGGCTCCTCTGATGGGCACTGCATTGCAGAGGTCAGCATACTGCATCTTCACTGACCGAGTACAAAGTGATTTACTCTTTGTTAGTTGAGAAGTGGgcaaaaaaaagacaaagcagttCTGCCACTTACTGACTTAGGCTGCTGCCATAGGGATTCTGTCTGGTCCGTACTTCAGACCGCCCTGGTAGGACGGCAGGACACTGCCTGGTCTTCGGCTCCCTCAGAGCTGCctgggctgagcagcactgtaCAGCCTGAGCTGTGGGACGGTGCCGTCCCtcagccccacgcagcccccaggcagctcccagcagtgcagcGACCCGTAATGACCAAC is part of the Gallus gallus isolate bGalGal1 chromosome 18, bGalGal1.mat.broiler.GRCg7b, whole genome shotgun sequence genome and encodes:
- the LUC7L3 gene encoding luc7-like protein 3 isoform X11, yielding MISAAQLLDELMGRDRNLAPDEKRSNVRWDHESVCKYYLCGFCPAELFTNTRSDLGPCEKIHDENLRKQYEKSSRFMKVGYERDFLRYLQSLLAEVERRIRRGHARLALSQNQQSSGAAGPTGKNEEKIQVLTDKIDVLLQQIEELGSEGKVEEAQGMMKLVEQLKEERELLRSTTSVLLQTIESFAAQEKQMEVCEVCGAFLIVGDAQSRVDDHLMGKQHMGYAKIKATVEDLKEKLRKRTEEPDRDDRLKKEKQEREEREKEREREREERERKRRREEEEKEKERARDRERRKRSRSRSRHSSRTSDRRCSRSRDHKRSRSRERRRSRSRDRRRSRSHDRSERKHRSRSRDRRRSKSRDRKSYKHRSKSREREQDRKSKEKVQRKYAQMKMELSQVRRHTKAPSEGKDSVVLQNILRTAM
- the LUC7L3 gene encoding luc7-like protein 3 isoform X14, whose product is MISAAQLLDELMGRDRNLAPDEKRSNVRWDHESVCKYYLCGFCPAELFTNTRSDLGPCEKIHDENLRKQYEKSSRFMKVGYERDFLRYLQSLLAEVERRIRRGHARLALSQNQQSSGAAGPTGKNEEKIQVLTDKIDVLLQQIEELGSEGKVEEAQGMMKLVEQLKEERELLRSTTSTIESFAAQEKQMEVCEVCGAFLIVGDAQSRVDDHLMGKQHMGYAKIKATVEDLKEKLRKRTEEPDRDDRLKKEKQEREEREKEREREREERERKRRREEEEKEKERARDRERRKRSRSRSRHSSRTSDRRCSRSRDHKRSRSRERRRSRSRDRRRSRSHDRSERKHRSRSRDRRRSKSRDRKSYKHRSKSREREQDRKSKEKGQKIRLLD
- the LUC7L3 gene encoding luc7-like protein 3 isoform X6, which translates into the protein MISAAQLLDELMGRDRNLAPDEKRSNVRWDHESVCKYYLCGFCPAELFTNTRSDLGPCEKIHDENLRKQYEKSSRFMKVGYERDFLRYLQSLLAEVERRIRRGHARLALSQNQQSSGAAGPTGKNEEKIQVLTDKIDVLLQQIEELGSEGKVEEAQGMMKLVEQLKEERELLRSTTSTIESFAAQEKQMEVCEVCGAFLIVGDAQSRVDDHLMGKQHMGYAKIKATVEDLKEKLRKRTEEPDRDDRLKKEKQEREEREKEREREREERERKRRREEEEKEKERARDRERRKRSRSRSRHSSRTSDRRCSRSRDHKRSRSRERRRSRSRDRRRSRSHDRSERKHRSRSRDRRRSKSRDRKSYKHRSKSREREQDRKSKEKVQRKYAQMKMELSQVRRHTKAPSEGKDSVVLQNILRYIVLSQLFCSRLVPPLVCLFGTYCNIVTIEKLIILFLFLGILLSFFKKLNCFCI
- the LUC7L3 gene encoding luc7-like protein 3 isoform X9 — its product is MISAAQLLDELMGRDRNLAPDEKRSNVRWDHESVCKYYLCGFCPAELFTNTRSDLGPCEKIHDENLRKQYEKSSRFMKVGYERDFLRYLQSLLAEVERRIRRGHARLALSQNQQSSGAAGPTGKNEEKIQVLTDKIDVLLQQIEELGSEGKVEEAQGMMKLVEQLKEERELLRSTTSVLLQTIESFAAQEKQMEVCEVCGAFLIVGDAQSRVDDHLMGKQHMGYAKIKATVEDLKEKLRKRTEEPDRDDRLKKEKQEREEREKEREREREERERKRRREEEEKEKERARDRERRKRSRSRSRHSSRTSDRRCSRSRDHKRSRSRERRRSRSRDRRRSRSHDRSERKHRSRSRDRRRSKSRDRKSYKHRSKSREREQDRKSKEKVQRKYAQMKMELSQVRRHTKAPSEGKDSVVLQNILSVGVVSGP
- the LUC7L3 gene encoding luc7-like protein 3 isoform X8 gives rise to the protein MISAAQLLDELMGRDRNLAPDEKRSNVRWDHESVCKYYLCGFCPAELFTNTRSDLGPCEKIHDENLRKQYEKSSRFMKVGYERDFLRYLQSLLAEVERRIRRGHARLALSQNQQSSGAAGPTGKNEEKIQVLTDKIDVLLQQIEELGSEGKVEEAQGMMKLVEQLKEERELLRSTTSTIESFAAQEKQMEVCEVCGAFLIVGDAQSRVDDHLMGKQHMGYAKIKATVEDLKEKLRKRTEEPDRDDRLKKEKQEREEREKEREREREERERKRRREEEEKEKERARDRERRKRSRSRSRHSSRTSDRRCSRSRDHKRSRSRERRRSRSRDRRRSRSHDRSERKHRSRSRDRRRSKSRDRKSYKHRSKSREREQDRKSKEKEKRGSDDKKSSVKSSSREKQSEDTNTDSKESDTKNEVNGTSEDIKSEVQRKYAQMKMELSQVRRHTKAPSEGKDSVVLQNILRTAM
- the LUC7L3 gene encoding luc7-like protein 3 isoform X1 — its product is MISAAQLLDELMGRDRNLAPDEKRSNVRWDHESVCKYYLCGFCPAELFTNTRSDLGPCEKIHDENLRKQYEKSSRFMKVGYERDFLRYLQSLLAEVERRIRRGHARLALSQNQQSSGAAGPTGKNEEKIQVLTDKIDVLLQQIEELGSEGKVEEAQGMMKLVEQLKEERELLRSTTSVLLQTIESFAAQEKQMEVCEVCGAFLIVGDAQSRVDDHLMGKQHMGYAKIKATVEDLKEKLRKRTEEPDRDDRLKKEKQEREEREKEREREREERERKRRREEEEKEKERARDRERRKRSRSRSRHSSRTSDRRCSRSRDHKRSRSRERRRSRSRDRRRSRSHDRSERKHRSRSRDRRRSKSRDRKSYKHRSKSREREQDRKSKEKEKRGSDDKKSSVKSSSREKQSEDTNTDSKESDTKNEVNGTSEDIKSEVQRKYAQMKMELSQVRRHTKAPSEGKDSVVLQNILRYIVLSQLFCSRLVPPLVCLFGTYCNIVTIEKLIILFLFLGILLSFFKKLNCFCI
- the LUC7L3 gene encoding luc7-like protein 3, which codes for MISAAQLLDELMGRDRNLAPDEKRSNVRWDHESVCKYYLCGFCPAELFTNTRSDLGPCEKIHDENLRKQYEKSSRFMKVGYERDFLRYLQSLLAEVERRIRRGHARLALSQNQQSSGAAGPTGKNEEKIQVLTDKIDVLLQQIEELGSEGKVEEAQGMMKLVEQLKEERELLRSTTSTIESFAAQEKQMEVCEVCGAFLIVGDAQSRVDDHLMGKQHMGYAKIKATVEDLKEKLRKRTEEPDRDDRLKKEKQEREEREKEREREREERERKRRREEEEKEKERARDRERRKRSRSRSRHSSRTSDRRCSRSRDHKRSRSRERRRSRSRDRRRSRSHDRSERKHRSRSRDRRRSKSRDRKSYKHRSKSREREQDRKSKEKEKRGSDDKKSSVKSSSREKQSEDTNTDSKESDTKNEVNGTSEDIKSEGDTQSN